A genomic segment from Pseudomonadota bacterium encodes:
- a CDS encoding MerR family transcriptional regulator, giving the protein MREKNTEQIITTVEGKKKYTKGDRSIPGLRMRELAEATGLPKSAILHYVARELLPEPIRKGRNMAYYDPVCIERIRFIKDLQNRYSFPLSKIKTILASRDQGKDVNRLIELNEIIFGSGSSASLDEAAFCTSTGLNREQVKDLMHNGLILPVEKGIFNEQDVAVGTLYARGFALGIKASDLAFYAETAKGVVDKEMRLRQRLTGNLPETQDAELTGHLVQAARMIRNYVFERFFQQRVALASHLKDEVLLS; this is encoded by the coding sequence TTGAGAGAAAAGAATACAGAACAGATAATCACAACCGTAGAGGGTAAGAAAAAATACACGAAAGGGGACCGATCTATCCCGGGCCTTCGCATGAGAGAACTTGCAGAGGCTACGGGTCTCCCTAAGTCTGCCATCCTTCATTATGTTGCCCGGGAATTGCTTCCCGAGCCGATAAGAAAGGGCCGGAACATGGCCTATTATGATCCGGTATGCATTGAACGTATCAGATTCATCAAGGATTTACAGAACAGATACTCATTTCCTTTGAGCAAGATTAAAACGATTCTTGCTTCCCGGGATCAGGGAAAGGATGTCAATCGCCTCATCGAATTGAATGAGATTATTTTCGGGAGCGGTAGTAGCGCTTCTCTTGATGAGGCCGCATTTTGCACGTCTACAGGCCTGAACCGTGAGCAGGTAAAAGACCTTATGCACAACGGCCTTATCCTGCCTGTTGAGAAGGGTATTTTTAACGAGCAGGATGTGGCTGTCGGCACATTGTATGCCCGGGGTTTTGCCCTCGGAATCAAGGCGTCCGATCTTGCTTTTTATGCTGAAACGGCAAAAGGGGTTGTCGATAAAGAGATGCGGCTCAGGCAGCGGCTGACAGGAAATCTGCCCGAGACTCAGGATGCTGAATTAACCGGGCATCTGGTCCAGGCGGCAAGAATGATCCGCAACTATGTTTTTGAACGGTTCTTCCAGCAGCGTGTCGCCTTGGCCAGCCATTTAAAGGATGAGGTATTGCTCTCATGA
- a CDS encoding DUF2141 domain-containing protein — MKTIIMVWFTLISVVFAGLVIAQDVPKEQPGTGMLTIRVGGFSNDRGTARIGLYSSNEDFKNKKTGKAVQLTAAPIKNKKAEWVIGDLPFGVYAVKVFHDENDSGKLETNMFGVPKEKYGFSNNARATFGPPDFEKARFILDKMSMTISITVE, encoded by the coding sequence ATGAAGACAATTATAATGGTATGGTTCACTTTAATTTCTGTGGTGTTTGCAGGACTGGTAATCGCTCAGGATGTCCCGAAGGAACAGCCCGGGACCGGTATGCTTACGATTCGGGTTGGCGGATTCAGTAACGACAGGGGCACCGCAAGGATCGGCCTTTACAGCTCAAATGAGGACTTCAAAAACAAGAAGACCGGTAAGGCCGTGCAGTTAACCGCTGCTCCGATAAAAAACAAAAAAGCAGAATGGGTAATCGGCGATCTTCCCTTCGGTGTTTATGCAGTAAAGGTCTTTCATGATGAAAACGACAGTGGCAAGCTGGAAACAAACATGTTCGGTGTTCCTAAAGAAAAATACGGATTTTCAAATAACGCAAGGGCCACTTTCGGTCCCCCTGACTTTGAGAAGGCAAGGTTCATCCTGGATAAGATGAGTATGACGATCAGTATAACGGTAGAATAG
- a CDS encoding DUF362 domain-containing protein, whose translation MIPAITLKKGRLSHVLRKNLHNYYNGAGIDSNYATMKWHRRKDNSGIVIFIAKKDNTVVGWIIYNPRKSTVEEILIKKEWREKDIEHEMADALVAKENLVSAEIHKDDKEKYQWMIEYGFRPTRSFMAEGFPVVRMDLSTSVLLQKLHGMKPAKAYRKMEKVTIEKIPETQAYEEIKEGVKHLIDTLGGLKKFVKTGQTVVIKPNIVSDHGLKDGAYKGGIVTDIRVIRALVELLLPVAGKIIIGEGSSINRSETAKMFQHYGYDSLVDLDPVKVSLVDLNTDKQVEKPVPGGKRMLSRKIPLTIEEADVIISVPVLKIHFAAVASLSIKHLQGAIPPLEKYMTHFFGLWQNLVNIHHLIKPKLIIIDGLTGQEDFGPISGTPKKMDLLIGGTNPVAIDAVAMRVMGIDPATSPPVFLAYMQGMGPIESDKINIIGPSINEVTSPFKQPEINVKSGRDITIHVGSACSGCTGYLHFVLNKLRKSDPKDESRMLIDRPFDRKVNIFPGPVNQYPINPDETNIFMGICQQHNAEMGTHLPGCPPHAEAIVNGIFGLFPDIERPQYADKSEEAKLGEMLQEILAMT comes from the coding sequence ATGATACCGGCAATAACATTGAAGAAGGGGAGATTGTCCCATGTGTTGCGGAAGAATCTCCATAACTATTATAACGGTGCAGGCATAGATTCTAACTATGCAACAATGAAATGGCATAGGCGGAAAGACAATTCTGGTATAGTCATATTCATAGCTAAAAAGGACAATACTGTTGTGGGCTGGATTATTTACAATCCCCGAAAGAGTACGGTGGAAGAGATTCTCATTAAGAAAGAATGGAGAGAAAAAGACATTGAGCACGAAATGGCCGATGCGTTGGTCGCAAAAGAGAACCTTGTTTCGGCAGAGATTCATAAAGACGACAAGGAGAAATACCAGTGGATGATTGAATACGGATTCCGGCCTACACGTTCATTTATGGCGGAAGGATTTCCTGTGGTCAGGATGGATTTGAGCACTTCGGTGCTGCTTCAAAAGCTTCACGGAATGAAGCCGGCCAAAGCCTACCGGAAAATGGAGAAAGTGACCATTGAAAAAATTCCTGAAACTCAGGCTTACGAAGAGATAAAAGAAGGGGTTAAACATCTCATCGATACACTCGGTGGACTCAAAAAATTTGTCAAAACAGGCCAGACGGTTGTTATTAAGCCCAATATTGTAAGCGATCACGGGTTAAAGGACGGTGCCTATAAAGGGGGTATTGTCACGGATATCAGAGTTATCAGGGCGCTGGTGGAGCTCCTTTTGCCTGTAGCGGGGAAAATAATTATCGGAGAAGGGTCTTCAATTAACCGCAGCGAGACTGCAAAAATGTTTCAGCATTACGGGTATGACAGTCTTGTTGATCTTGACCCTGTAAAAGTGAGCCTTGTTGACCTGAATACGGATAAGCAGGTTGAGAAGCCTGTCCCTGGGGGCAAGAGGATGCTTTCGCGAAAAATCCCCTTAACCATCGAAGAGGCGGATGTGATTATCAGCGTCCCCGTTCTCAAGATTCATTTTGCCGCTGTGGCATCCTTGAGCATCAAGCACCTCCAGGGGGCAATCCCTCCCCTTGAAAAGTACATGACACACTTCTTTGGCCTTTGGCAGAATCTTGTGAATATCCACCATCTTATAAAACCAAAACTCATTATCATCGATGGACTCACCGGCCAGGAGGATTTTGGACCTATTTCGGGTACCCCGAAGAAGATGGATCTTCTGATCGGGGGAACGAATCCTGTGGCAATAGATGCTGTTGCCATGCGGGTGATGGGCATTGACCCTGCCACATCCCCACCGGTTTTCCTTGCCTATATGCAGGGAATGGGGCCAATTGAGAGCGATAAGATCAATATTATCGGTCCTTCCATCAATGAGGTGACAAGCCCCTTTAAACAGCCGGAGATTAACGTAAAAAGCGGCAGGGATATTACCATTCACGTTGGTTCTGCCTGTTCCGGATGCACGGGATATCTTCACTTTGTTTTGAATAAATTAAGGAAATCTGACCCGAAGGATGAAAGCAGGATGCTGATTGACCGGCCATTTGACCGTAAAGTAAACATATTCCCCGGCCCTGTGAATCAGTACCCAATTAATCCGGACGAGACGAATATCTTTATGGGCATCTGTCAGCAGCATAACGCAGAAATGGGTACCCACCTGCCGGGGTGTCCTCCCCACGCAGAGGCGATTGTAAACGGGATATTCGGTTTATTTCCCGACATAGAAAGGCCTCAGTATGCAGACAAGAGTGAAGAGGCGAAATTGGGCGAGATGCTCCAGGAAATCCTGGCGATGACATAA
- a CDS encoding carboxymuconolactone decarboxylase family protein, which translates to MDDEIKKRTQETAKKLFGKGIKMDPPYLMWKEFDRDLANDLSMFITGNLYSRTVLTLPERQMAACAMLAALGAADELRLHVNAALNVGCDPKKLAEVFFQLAPYGGMPLVNKALEVYREVLKERGEWDSFRKEG; encoded by the coding sequence ATGGATGATGAAATAAAAAAAAGAACACAGGAGACTGCAAAGAAACTTTTTGGAAAGGGCATCAAGATGGACCCCCCTTACCTTATGTGGAAGGAATTCGACAGAGATCTTGCCAATGACCTTTCCATGTTCATTACTGGCAACCTGTATTCCCGCACTGTTTTAACGCTTCCGGAACGTCAGATGGCAGCCTGCGCCATGCTCGCCGCACTCGGTGCAGCGGATGAATTGAGGCTTCATGTGAATGCAGCGCTCAATGTGGGGTGCGACCCAAAAAAACTGGCAGAGGTGTTTTTCCAATTGGCCCCCTATGGCGGTATGCCTTTAGTCAACAAAGCGCTTGAGGTTTACCGGGAAGTCCTTAAAGAGAGAGGTGAGTGGGACAGTTTTCGCAAAGAGGGATGA
- a CDS encoding LemA family protein, which yields MKRVLIYLVFIAVMVSMTGCGYNMMQRNEEAVKAAWGDVEASYQRRNDLIPNLVETVKAYAKHEKETFEAVTQARSKVGTIQVSKDMIGDPKAMAQFQQAQASMGGALSRLLLVAERYPDLKANQNFRDLQNQLEGTENRINVARTRYNKSVQEFNTSLRIFPNSLTNSLLLHLTPKEPFKADPGAEKAPQVKF from the coding sequence ATGAAAAGAGTGTTAATCTATTTAGTATTTATTGCTGTAATGGTGAGCATGACCGGTTGCGGCTATAACATGATGCAGAGAAACGAGGAGGCTGTAAAAGCAGCATGGGGGGATGTAGAGGCTTCTTATCAGAGAAGGAATGACCTCATACCGAATCTCGTAGAGACAGTGAAGGCCTATGCGAAACATGAAAAAGAAACGTTTGAAGCCGTCACGCAGGCACGGTCAAAGGTTGGAACTATTCAGGTATCAAAGGATATGATTGGTGACCCCAAGGCAATGGCCCAGTTTCAACAGGCTCAGGCATCAATGGGCGGGGCGCTCTCAAGACTTTTGCTTGTGGCAGAACGGTATCCTGACCTCAAAGCGAACCAGAATTTCAGAGACCTTCAGAATCAGCTTGAGGGTACAGAAAACAGGATAAACGTAGCCCGGACAAGGTATAACAAGTCAGTGCAGGAATTCAATACTTCCCTGCGTATATTCCCCAATAGCCTTACTAACAGCCTGTTACTTCATCTGACACCGAAAGAACCTTTTAAGGCCGACCCGGGAGCAGAAAAAGCACCGCAGGTGAAGTTTTAA
- a CDS encoding TPM domain-containing protein, with protein MFFLFTIHYSLFTLNCDALDVPPLKGYVNDNANMMSASAKAKIESELMAFEKSDSTQIVILTIPSLQGESLEDYSIKVVESWKVGQKGKDNGVLFLVANQEKKMRIEVGRGLEGKLTDLTAGRIVDLVIKPKFKRGEFDAGFIAGIHALIDATRGEFKAEPKRTSRGRGSFFPVMTLLIFGGIALLSIGKASRVLGGAAGALGLPAVAYFIIGPVIVTLILVAVAGLLMGIFLPMLFSGRGSGDGGGFWFGGGGWGSGGGGGDSGGGFFDGGGGGDFGGGGSSGDW; from the coding sequence TTGTTTTTTTTATTCACTATTCACTATTCACTATTCACTCTTAATTGTGACGCTCTTGATGTTCCCCCTCTTAAGGGTTATGTAAACGACAACGCCAATATGATGTCCGCTTCAGCGAAGGCAAAAATTGAGTCAGAGTTGATGGCCTTCGAAAAGTCTGATTCAACACAGATCGTTATCCTTACCATCCCTTCGCTTCAGGGCGAATCCTTGGAGGACTACTCCATAAAAGTAGTTGAATCGTGGAAGGTTGGCCAGAAAGGAAAGGACAATGGGGTCCTGTTCCTCGTGGCAAACCAGGAAAAGAAGATGCGGATTGAAGTGGGGCGTGGCCTCGAAGGTAAACTTACCGATTTAACGGCCGGGCGGATCGTCGATCTTGTGATAAAACCAAAGTTTAAAAGAGGTGAATTTGATGCAGGTTTTATCGCAGGCATCCACGCCCTCATTGATGCTACACGGGGGGAATTCAAGGCTGAGCCGAAACGTACTTCACGGGGAAGGGGGAGTTTTTTTCCGGTAATGACCCTTTTGATTTTCGGGGGGATAGCGTTACTGTCAATCGGAAAGGCTTCTCGTGTTTTAGGCGGAGCGGCAGGGGCGTTAGGTTTGCCTGCTGTTGCATATTTTATTATAGGACCCGTTATCGTTACCCTTATCCTTGTTGCCGTTGCCGGTTTGCTTATGGGAATTTTTCTGCCCATGTTGTTCTCCGGGCGAGGGTCCGGTGATGGTGGCGGTTTCTGGTTTGGCGGAGGCGGTTGGGGTTCCGGTGGCGGAGGCGGAGATTCCGGTGGCGGTTTCTTCGATGGAGGCGGTGGCGGTGATTTTGGAGGCGGAGGCTCTTCAGGGGACTGGTAA
- a CDS encoding TPM domain-containing protein: MKYHTKSEKFFTKEEREKIKKATVDAELHTTGEIAVVMVNHSSQYIEAEVIGGIFLGSLISLVLTVVFFHSSIWVYIPLSFVLYFPSHVLFRKAPVLKVAFVGKRKMERAVKERAIRAFYEKGLYRTKDHTGVIFFLSLLERKVWVLADKGIHKKITQPTLNRFARTVSKGVREGRACDALCEAIQEIGGLLAKYYPGTAGDIDELTDEVIYDSGD, translated from the coding sequence ATGAAATATCATACAAAGTCAGAAAAGTTTTTCACCAAAGAAGAAAGAGAGAAAATTAAAAAAGCAACTGTGGACGCAGAATTGCATACAACGGGCGAGATAGCCGTTGTGATGGTCAATCATAGCAGTCAGTATATCGAGGCGGAGGTCATAGGCGGCATTTTTCTCGGCAGCCTTATTTCCCTCGTGCTTACTGTTGTGTTTTTCCATTCATCCATATGGGTTTATATCCCGCTATCTTTCGTTTTATACTTTCCCTCTCATGTGCTATTCAGGAAAGCACCTGTCCTTAAAGTGGCATTCGTGGGAAAAAGGAAGATGGAGAGGGCGGTGAAAGAGCGGGCAATCAGGGCTTTCTATGAAAAAGGTTTGTACAGGACGAAAGACCACACAGGGGTAATCTTTTTTCTCTCCCTCCTTGAAAGAAAGGTTTGGGTGCTTGCCGACAAAGGTATCCACAAAAAGATCACGCAACCTACATTAAACAGGTTTGCCCGCACGGTCTCAAAAGGTGTGCGTGAAGGACGTGCTTGTGATGCACTCTGCGAGGCGATTCAGGAAATAGGTGGACTTCTTGCGAAATATTACCCCGGCACTGCAGGGGATATCGATGAACTCACCGATGAAGTCATATACGATTCAGGTGATTAG
- a CDS encoding GNAT family N-acetyltransferase encodes MDLMEPVKLRILTMKDLDAVAEIDYVLLGKKRREYWENRLEHTETSGVPSLAAEVNGKVIGFILGTASGWEYGIPENVAWIDTLGVIKEYQKKGIARLLFKEMFSMFKKVGVDTIYVFVDWKDWDLLQFFDRMGFNKGDMINLEMKI; translated from the coding sequence ATGGATCTCATGGAACCGGTAAAATTAAGGATATTAACAATGAAAGACCTCGATGCGGTCGCAGAAATCGATTATGTTCTGCTTGGTAAAAAAAGGAGGGAATACTGGGAAAACAGACTCGAACATACCGAGACTTCCGGGGTACCGTCTTTGGCCGCAGAGGTGAACGGAAAGGTCATCGGGTTTATTCTGGGCACTGCAAGTGGCTGGGAATATGGCATACCTGAAAATGTGGCGTGGATAGATACACTCGGCGTTATTAAGGAGTATCAGAAAAAGGGTATTGCACGACTTCTGTTTAAAGAAATGTTTTCAATGTTTAAAAAGGTTGGGGTTGATACGATATATGTCTTTGTCGACTGGAAGGATTGGGACCTGCTTCAGTTCTTTGACAGAATGGGATTCAATAAGGGCGATATGATCAACCTGGAAATGAAGATTTAA
- the pgi gene encoding glucose-6-phosphate isomerase — translation MLNKINPTLTTAWKGLEAHYDVMKRIHMVDMFKNDPERFQKFSLRFEDITVDYSKNIINQETVNLLMELAVECKVSDAIEKMFTGDIINETEERAVLHVALRNRLNTPIYVDAQDVMPEVNAVLNQMEQFSENVISGQWKGYTGKTITDIVNIGIGGSDMGPHMVAEALKPYWKKNIQAHFVSNIDGTHIAETLKKVSPETTLFMIASKTFTTQETMTNAHTARKWFLDSAKKDECIKHHFVAISTNEKEVIKFGINPANMFRFWDWVGGRYSLWSAIGLSIACTIGFKHFVELLEGAHAMDKHFRETPFEKNIPVILALIGVWYNNFFGAGTEAILPYDQYLERFPAYFQQGNMESNGKSVDRSGNQVTCQTGPIIWGEPGTNGQHAFFQLIHQGTKLIPCDFLAPAISHNPIGEHHMILLSNFFAQTEALMKGKPEKEVYEELRQSGASDEEIKRMAPFRTFKGNRPSNTLLFTKVTPRTLGSLIAMYEHKIFVQGVIWNIFSFDQWGVELGKQLAKKILSGMADDTQAASHDSSTNALINTYKKLRR, via the coding sequence ATGCTTAACAAAATAAATCCGACCCTAACAACCGCATGGAAGGGGCTCGAGGCCCACTATGATGTGATGAAAAGGATACACATGGTGGATATGTTCAAAAATGACCCGGAAAGATTTCAGAAATTTTCTCTTCGTTTCGAAGATATAACAGTGGATTACTCAAAAAATATCATCAATCAAGAAACTGTGAACCTTCTCATGGAGCTTGCTGTTGAGTGCAAAGTAAGCGATGCCATCGAAAAGATGTTTACAGGAGATATCATCAACGAGACGGAAGAGAGGGCGGTCCTCCATGTGGCCTTGCGAAACCGTTTAAATACCCCTATTTATGTAGATGCGCAGGATGTTATGCCGGAAGTCAATGCAGTATTAAACCAGATGGAACAATTTTCAGAAAATGTTATCTCAGGACAGTGGAAAGGCTATACAGGCAAGACCATCACCGATATAGTGAATATCGGCATCGGCGGCTCGGATATGGGGCCCCACATGGTTGCTGAAGCATTGAAGCCTTACTGGAAAAAGAACATACAGGCGCACTTTGTTTCTAATATTGACGGAACACATATCGCTGAAACCCTGAAAAAGGTATCACCGGAAACGACACTCTTTATGATAGCTTCAAAGACATTTACCACCCAGGAAACCATGACGAATGCGCATACTGCACGAAAATGGTTCCTCGACTCGGCAAAAAAGGATGAATGTATAAAGCATCATTTTGTTGCCATTTCAACAAACGAAAAAGAGGTAATAAAATTCGGCATAAATCCGGCAAACATGTTCAGGTTCTGGGACTGGGTAGGCGGGAGGTATTCACTCTGGTCGGCAATAGGGTTGTCTATCGCATGCACCATAGGCTTCAAACACTTTGTTGAGCTTCTTGAAGGCGCCCACGCCATGGATAAACACTTCAGAGAAACACCATTTGAGAAAAATATACCGGTGATCCTGGCGCTGATCGGTGTCTGGTATAATAATTTTTTTGGCGCCGGGACCGAGGCGATCCTCCCTTATGACCAGTACCTCGAAAGATTCCCGGCATATTTTCAGCAGGGAAATATGGAAAGTAACGGTAAATCCGTAGACAGATCAGGGAATCAAGTTACCTGTCAGACAGGCCCTATCATCTGGGGTGAACCCGGGACAAACGGACAGCATGCCTTTTTTCAGCTTATTCACCAGGGCACAAAACTGATCCCATGTGATTTCCTTGCCCCTGCCATAAGTCATAACCCTATTGGTGAACATCATATGATACTGCTCTCAAATTTTTTTGCCCAGACGGAAGCCCTCATGAAGGGAAAACCGGAAAAAGAGGTGTATGAAGAACTCAGGCAGTCAGGAGCAAGTGATGAAGAGATAAAACGGATGGCCCCTTTCAGAACATTCAAGGGCAACAGGCCTTCCAACACACTATTATTCACAAAAGTGACGCCAAGAACGTTAGGAAGTCTCATAGCCATGTATGAACATAAAATTTTTGTTCAGGGTGTAATATGGAACATCTTCAGCTTTGACCAGTGGGGTGTTGAGTTGGGGAAGCAACTCGCAAAAAAGATACTCTCCGGGATGGCTGATGATACACAAGCAGCATCACATGATTCATCCACAAATGCATTAATAAACACATATAAGAAGCTGAGAAGATAA
- the glgX gene encoding glycogen debranching protein GlgX, protein MKHTIRPGWWYPHGATVTPDGVNFSIATGYATSAELLLFEHADSPEPYEVIQLDPDIHRTFFFWHVFVEKLPAGIHYAWRIDGPDDTRTTGFRFDGKKILLDPYARAVTHTLWNRKRASEPGDNSECSMRCVIPPDDDYDWEGDKPVNHPSQTMVIYEMHVGGFTKHPSSHATYPGTFNGIAEKIPYLKALGITHIELMPVMAFDEQAVPEDVANLGLKNYWGYNTHSFFSPHPGYCITPEHGTHRREFRDMVKALHRADIGVILDVVFNHTAEGGADGPTINFKGLGNDVAYHLDPDDRSIYRDYTCCGNTLNCNHPLVCRFLIDCLEYWVREMRVDGFRFDLASVLIRGEGGMPVEHAPAAWNIELSDVLVRAYIIAEAWDAAGLYQVGKFPGFRWKEWNGRYRDVIRRFVRGEKGLIGEVATRIGGSSDFYEHEGRLPTNSINFITCHDGFTLYDLVSYDEKHNDANGENNLDGMNDNLSWNCGFEGKINNPAILSFRKQQVKNFMAILFLSQGIPMMLSGDEVLRTQQGNNNCYCQDNELSWFDWALVEENRDMMRFVSELIAFRKRHPSLMRKRFLTGGGKRGDRLPDIVWHGATLNEPPWNDPEARILAFTLSATEDSEEDLHIVLNMSDDTMEMPLPQFQGYTWYRAMDTSLPSPEDIVKPEYQLQVTIPAYSSAPHSIVVFEKKSFIQGENISCLTK, encoded by the coding sequence ATGAAACATACAATCCGTCCAGGCTGGTGGTATCCTCATGGGGCTACGGTAACCCCTGACGGGGTTAATTTTTCCATCGCTACCGGCTATGCCACTTCTGCAGAACTGCTTCTTTTTGAGCATGCCGATAGCCCTGAGCCCTACGAGGTCATTCAGCTTGATCCGGATATTCACCGAACGTTTTTCTTCTGGCATGTCTTTGTGGAAAAACTGCCTGCCGGTATCCACTATGCGTGGCGTATTGACGGACCTGACGATACCCGCACAACCGGTTTCCGTTTTGACGGAAAAAAGATTCTCCTCGATCCCTATGCACGCGCTGTAACCCACACATTATGGAACAGGAAACGTGCGAGCGAGCCAGGGGATAACTCTGAGTGTTCAATGCGATGTGTGATTCCTCCTGACGATGACTATGACTGGGAAGGAGATAAGCCGGTCAATCATCCTTCTCAAACAATGGTCATCTATGAGATGCATGTCGGGGGTTTCACCAAACACCCTTCATCACATGCAACATATCCGGGAACTTTTAACGGTATTGCAGAAAAGATCCCCTACCTCAAGGCCTTAGGCATCACTCACATTGAGCTTATGCCTGTCATGGCCTTTGATGAGCAGGCTGTTCCTGAGGATGTTGCAAACCTCGGATTAAAGAATTACTGGGGCTACAATACACACAGTTTTTTTTCACCCCATCCGGGTTATTGCATAACCCCGGAACATGGGACTCACCGCCGGGAGTTCCGGGATATGGTAAAGGCATTACACCGTGCAGATATCGGCGTAATCCTTGATGTGGTTTTTAATCACACAGCCGAAGGTGGCGCCGACGGACCTACTATCAATTTCAAAGGCCTTGGCAACGACGTTGCGTACCACCTCGACCCTGATGATCGGAGTATCTACCGTGATTATACCTGTTGCGGAAATACATTGAACTGCAACCACCCCCTTGTGTGCAGGTTCCTCATCGACTGCCTTGAATACTGGGTTCGGGAAATGCGTGTAGATGGTTTTCGTTTTGACCTTGCCAGCGTGCTCATACGGGGCGAAGGCGGGATGCCTGTCGAACATGCACCTGCAGCGTGGAATATCGAATTGTCAGATGTATTGGTCCGCGCATATATTATTGCAGAAGCATGGGATGCTGCCGGACTCTATCAGGTCGGCAAATTTCCGGGGTTTCGCTGGAAGGAATGGAACGGGAGATATCGTGATGTAATCCGTCGTTTTGTTCGCGGAGAAAAAGGGCTTATCGGCGAAGTTGCCACCCGCATAGGAGGGAGCAGCGATTTCTATGAACATGAAGGTCGCTTACCCACCAACAGCATCAATTTTATCACCTGTCATGACGGGTTCACATTATACGACCTTGTAAGCTATGATGAAAAACATAATGATGCGAACGGCGAAAATAACCTGGACGGTATGAACGATAATCTGAGCTGGAACTGCGGTTTTGAAGGAAAGATAAATAATCCTGCTATTCTTTCATTCCGTAAACAGCAGGTAAAAAATTTTATGGCAATACTTTTTCTCAGTCAGGGAATTCCCATGATGCTTTCCGGAGATGAGGTTTTGCGCACACAGCAGGGTAACAATAACTGTTATTGCCAGGACAACGAACTGAGCTGGTTTGATTGGGCCCTCGTGGAAGAGAATCGGGACATGATGCGTTTTGTGTCGGAACTGATAGCATTTCGTAAAAGGCATCCATCACTCATGCGAAAAAGGTTTCTCACCGGGGGGGGGAAGAGGGGCGATCGCCTGCCGGATATTGTCTGGCATGGGGCAACACTCAATGAGCCTCCCTGGAACGATCCGGAAGCGAGAATCCTCGCTTTTACCCTCAGCGCAACGGAAGATAGCGAAGAAGACCTCCACATCGTTTTGAACATGTCAGATGATACCATGGAAATGCCCTTGCCACAGTTTCAGGGGTATACATGGTACAGGGCAATGGACACCTCACTGCCATCGCCTGAAGATATTGTAAAACCCGAATATCAGCTACAGGTTACTATACCTGCCTATTCTTCAGCGCCACACAGTATAGTTGTTTTTGAAAAAAAATCATTCATTCAGGGGGAAAACATATCATGCTTAACAAAATAA
- the sppA gene encoding signal peptide peptidase SppA → MARSKIKTAFLVIFIIIILSFFISLAIGVSGRAFGEKIGVVEIEGVIADSKDIMEDIVRFKEDETIKGVILRINSPGGSVPPSQEIFEEVKKLRAKKKVYISMGTVCASGGYYIATAGEKIYAMPSTITGSIGVIMEQVVIEDLMKKVGLQPNTMKAGDFKDVGSPFRKMKVEERKYFQEILNTIHTQFINTVATQRKIPMDTAKKLSDGRIYLGQQAKDLKLIDQIGTFYDTVDDMKNTLNIKGKPVLVYGKRPFSLLKWLISSISQELISQQFSSPFKYIMTP, encoded by the coding sequence ATGGCACGTTCAAAAATAAAAACAGCATTTTTAGTAATATTCATCATTATTATCCTCAGTTTCTTTATATCCCTGGCGATAGGGGTTTCAGGCAGGGCGTTCGGGGAAAAGATCGGTGTCGTTGAGATAGAAGGGGTTATCGCAGATTCTAAGGATATTATGGAAGACATCGTAAGATTCAAAGAAGATGAGACCATTAAAGGGGTGATCCTCAGGATAAACTCTCCTGGCGGGTCAGTTCCTCCCAGCCAGGAGATATTTGAAGAGGTAAAAAAACTAAGAGCGAAAAAGAAGGTGTACATCTCAATGGGTACAGTGTGTGCCTCCGGTGGTTATTACATTGCCACAGCAGGAGAAAAGATTTATGCGATGCCCTCTACGATTACCGGCAGCATCGGTGTAATTATGGAGCAGGTGGTTATTGAAGACCTTATGAAGAAGGTTGGCCTGCAACCGAATACCATGAAGGCAGGCGATTTTAAAGACGTGGGATCGCCTTTCAGAAAGATGAAGGTGGAAGAAAGGAAATACTTCCAGGAAATACTCAATACGATTCATACACAATTTATTAATACCGTGGCAACTCAAAGAAAAATACCGATGGATACTGCAAAAAAATTGTCCGACGGAAGGATTTATCTGGGCCAGCAGGCAAAGGACTTAAAACTCATAGACCAGATAGGCACATTCTACGATACAGTGGATGATATGAAAAATACCCTGAACATAAAAGGAAAACCGGTACTTGTTTACGGCAAACGGCCTTTTTCCCTCCTTAAATGGCTCATCTCCTCCATCTCCCAGGAACTTATATCCCAGCAGTTTTCTTCGCCATTCAAGTACATCATGACGCCTTGA